In Xylanibacter ruminicola 23, a single genomic region encodes these proteins:
- a CDS encoding GLPGLI family protein, translating to MRIFMISVLLAFSMMAQAQQIGGMVIDKSQMKMPAKEAKKKGKNDTLAVANTTYRITYQSKAVNDTLTKPYKYRDDEMRLDISADGVSKFYSYSAAVRMKLMREKIEKGDFDLRDLPKAGILSMEFYKNYPEKGKTLMLDVAGEAKCQIEEKMETPEWTVLPDSTADIMGYTCQLATTHFKGRQWYAWYTEDIPLDEGPWKLRGLPGLILRAYDSSRQFIFDGQGMEQPEGEPITLIKAKREKVSQKDFRRLKESYDPNDVLKQMAGTGAKIVIMNSDGSKLDKIDRPKFNLIELQ from the coding sequence ATGAGAATATTCATGATTTCTGTCCTGCTGGCTTTCAGTATGATGGCGCAGGCACAGCAGATTGGTGGCATGGTGATTGATAAGAGCCAGATGAAAATGCCAGCCAAGGAGGCTAAGAAGAAGGGTAAGAACGATACATTGGCAGTTGCTAATACAACCTATCGTATCACCTATCAATCTAAGGCGGTTAACGATACGCTTACCAAACCTTATAAATATCGCGACGATGAGATGCGTCTTGATATCAGTGCCGATGGCGTGTCGAAGTTCTACAGCTATTCGGCTGCGGTTCGCATGAAGTTGATGCGTGAGAAGATAGAAAAGGGGGATTTTGACCTGAGAGACTTGCCCAAGGCTGGTATCCTGTCGATGGAGTTCTATAAGAACTATCCAGAGAAAGGTAAAACCTTGATGTTAGATGTGGCGGGTGAGGCAAAGTGTCAGATTGAGGAGAAGATGGAAACACCCGAATGGACCGTACTGCCCGATTCTACGGCTGATATCATGGGTTATACCTGTCAGTTGGCTACCACCCATTTCAAGGGCCGCCAGTGGTATGCCTGGTACACCGAGGATATCCCCCTCGACGAGGGACCGTGGAAACTGCGCGGTCTGCCAGGTCTCATTCTGAGGGCCTATGATAGCAGTCGTCAGTTCATCTTTGACGGACAGGGCATGGAGCAGCCCGAGGGCGAACCTATTACCCTCATCAAGGCGAAACGTGAGAAAGTGAGTCAGAAAGACTTCCGACGTTTGAAGGAGAGCTACGATCCGAACGATGTGCTCAAACAGATGGCGGGCACTGGGGCTAAGATTGTGATCATGAACTCCGACGGCTCGAAACTCGATAAGATTGATCGCCCCAAGTTTAATCTCATTGAGCTGCAGTGA
- a CDS encoding BlaI/MecI/CopY family transcriptional regulator — translation MKKLTNKEKEIMDLYWQHGPMFVKELLEYYDEPRPHFNTLSTMVRILEKEGYLDHKQFGNTYQYYPLITEAEYGRKSIAGVIKNYFNNSYLSAVSAFVKEEKISVEELRELLDQIEKNQ, via the coding sequence ATGAAAAAGTTAACAAACAAGGAAAAGGAGATCATGGATTTGTATTGGCAGCACGGTCCGATGTTCGTCAAGGAGCTCTTAGAGTACTACGATGAACCGCGCCCGCACTTCAATACGCTATCTACGATGGTACGCATTCTGGAGAAGGAAGGCTATCTTGATCATAAGCAGTTTGGTAATACCTATCAGTACTATCCCCTCATCACCGAGGCTGAGTACGGTCGTAAATCCATTGCCGGTGTTATCAAGAACTACTTTAATAACTCCTATCTGTCAGCAGTGTCTGCTTTCGTTAAGGAAGAGAAGATTTCTGTTGAAGAACTCCGGGAACTTCTCGATCAGATAGAAAAGAACCAATAG
- a CDS encoding M56 family metallopeptidase, whose product MIDFLTYDLKVAAILAVFYMFYRVLLARETFHRVNRVVLLATAVASFVLPLCVITLHKTVVVESAPSVSFGALEAVADISSDAGMYPLWQSVAIVLFFIGMAATLGHTLWSLFRIVKLIKHSQKYPQSDGTVICVTGNPDLAPFSWMHYIVMNRSDYLANDAAILTHERGHIRYHHSWDLLFVDTLTALQWFNPAIWMLRSDLRAIHEYEADGAVLSQGINARQYQYLLITKAASIGGYSLANGISHSTLKNRINMMLHTKSPRRSLLKLLALLPIIGAVLAVNAETVTDYEYTRPQKQMPIKKGRKNTVINIGGKKVLQIVETAEKKSEIAEPPAIEETVEPTSGKTYDVAEQMPQFPGGASKLFEYLASNIQYPAEAENANIQGRVIVSFVVEKDGRVSEPQVKKSVAPSLDAEALRVVGSMPKWIPGRQDGEAVRVKYTVPLNFRLQYGPSKDALAEKLVAYAAGYEAGRKGLNEQRSERPLIYVDGKEMTLEEVGKLDPKSIDHMNVLKEKTAIEKYGEKAKDGVILITTKK is encoded by the coding sequence ATGATAGATTTTCTGACCTACGACCTCAAGGTGGCTGCTATCTTAGCGGTATTCTACATGTTCTACCGTGTGCTGCTGGCCCGCGAAACGTTCCACCGTGTTAATCGCGTGGTGCTTCTGGCTACAGCTGTGGCATCGTTTGTACTGCCGCTGTGCGTCATCACCCTGCATAAAACCGTTGTGGTAGAGTCGGCCCCCAGTGTGTCGTTTGGCGCCCTTGAGGCTGTGGCCGATATATCGTCAGATGCCGGTATGTATCCGCTTTGGCAGTCTGTGGCCATTGTCCTGTTCTTCATCGGCATGGCAGCTACGCTTGGTCATACCCTCTGGTCGTTGTTCAGAATCGTAAAACTCATTAAGCATAGTCAAAAGTATCCGCAGTCTGATGGTACCGTGATCTGTGTGACCGGTAACCCCGATCTGGCGCCATTCAGTTGGATGCATTATATCGTGATGAACCGCAGCGATTACCTGGCTAACGATGCGGCTATTCTCACACATGAACGAGGGCATATCCGTTACCACCACTCGTGGGATCTGCTCTTTGTTGATACTCTCACCGCCCTCCAGTGGTTTAATCCCGCCATTTGGATGCTGCGCAGTGATCTGCGTGCCATCCACGAATATGAGGCCGACGGTGCAGTACTCTCTCAAGGGATCAATGCGCGTCAATATCAATACCTGTTAATCACAAAAGCCGCAAGCATTGGTGGGTACTCCCTTGCTAACGGTATCTCTCACAGTACCCTCAAAAACCGAATTAATATGATGTTACATACTAAATCTCCCCGTCGCAGTCTGTTGAAGTTGCTCGCTCTCTTGCCCATCATTGGTGCCGTGCTTGCAGTGAATGCGGAGACCGTAACCGATTATGAATATACCCGGCCGCAGAAGCAGATGCCTATCAAAAAAGGCAGGAAGAATACGGTCATTAATATAGGTGGTAAGAAAGTGCTACAGATAGTGGAGACTGCCGAGAAGAAATCAGAGATTGCCGAGCCACCAGCTATAGAGGAAACGGTTGAGCCAACATCTGGCAAGACTTACGATGTTGCAGAACAGATGCCGCAATTCCCTGGTGGCGCTTCAAAGCTTTTTGAGTATCTGGCAAGCAACATCCAGTATCCTGCTGAGGCTGAGAATGCTAATATCCAGGGGCGTGTCATCGTTTCCTTTGTAGTAGAGAAGGATGGCAGAGTATCAGAGCCGCAGGTTAAAAAGTCTGTCGCACCCTCTCTCGATGCTGAAGCCCTCCGTGTTGTAGGTTCTATGCCCAAGTGGATACCTGGCAGACAGGATGGTGAAGCGGTTCGTGTGAAATACACCGTTCCCTTGAACTTCCGTCTTCAGTATGGTCCTTCTAAAGATGCTCTCGCAGAGAAGTTAGTTGCCTATGCGGCAGGTTACGAGGCTGGCAGAAAAGGACTCAATGAGCAGCGTTCTGAAAGGCCCTTAATCTATGTAGATGGTAAGGAGATGACGCTTGAGGAAGTGGGTAAGTTGGATCCTAAGTCTATCGACCACATGAATGTGCTGAAGGAGAAAACAGCCATTGAGAAATATGGCGAAAAGGCCAAGGATGGCGTCATTCTTATTACTACAAAGAAATAA
- the rpsJ gene encoding 30S ribosomal protein S10, with amino-acid sequence MSQKIRIKLKSYDHKLVDKSAEKIVKAVKATGAIISGPIPLPTHKRIYTVNRSTFVNKKAREQFQLSDYKRLIDIYSSTAKTVDALMKLELPSGVEVEIKV; translated from the coding sequence ATGAGTCAGAAAATTCGTATCAAGCTGAAGAGCTACGACCACAAACTCGTAGACAAGTCAGCCGAGAAGATTGTGAAGGCTGTTAAGGCCACAGGTGCTATCATCAGCGGTCCTATCCCCCTTCCTACACACAAGCGTATCTACACCGTTAACCGCTCTACCTTCGTTAACAAGAAGGCTCGTGAGCAGTTCCAGCTCTCAGACTACAAGCGTCTGATCGACATCTACAGCTCAACTGCTAAGACTGTTGACGCTCTGATGAAGCTCGAGCTCCCCAGCGGTGTTGAGGTTGAGATCAAGGTATAG
- the rpsG gene encoding 30S ribosomal protein S7: MRKAKPKKRVILPDPVFNDQKVSKFVNHLMFDGKKTKSYEIFYNALETVKSKMNNEEKSALEIWKQALDNITPQVEVKSRRIGGATFQVPTEIRPDRKESISMKNMIQFARKRSGKSMADKLAAEIMDAFNNQGGAFKRKEDMHRMAEANRAFAHFRF; the protein is encoded by the coding sequence ATGAGAAAAGCAAAACCAAAGAAGCGTGTGATCCTGCCAGATCCCGTATTCAACGATCAGAAGGTGTCTAAGTTTGTAAACCACCTGATGTTTGATGGTAAGAAGACCAAGTCTTATGAGATCTTCTACAATGCACTGGAGACAGTGAAGAGCAAAATGAACAACGAGGAGAAGTCTGCCCTGGAGATCTGGAAGCAGGCTCTCGACAACATTACCCCACAGGTAGAGGTAAAGAGCCGCCGTATCGGTGGTGCTACTTTCCAGGTACCTACTGAGATCCGTCCCGACCGTAAGGAGAGTATCTCAATGAAGAACATGATTCAGTTCGCTCGTAAGCGTTCTGGTAAGTCAATGGCCGATAAGCTGGCTGCTGAGATCATGGACGCCTTCAACAATCAGGGTGGTGCCTTCAAGCGTAAGGAGGATATGCATCGCATGGCCGAGGCTAACCGCGCATTTGCTCACTTCCGTTTCTAA
- a CDS encoding tetratricopeptide repeat protein has product MKIVLSIVTLVLLAVSPAKGEVIDSLTICLQVGDSCMQQYNTFEALKHYQKAYDLAKKKSREKAVENLALPLKQLNKLPKEKQNEIIERLKHSAEQSAIVDCAVQMKLADCYYKRANYRQVIELLKTIPEDSLSHESFRQLAQSYKKQSDLDSYVFWTSQLLARFPMDGEMVAGLTLAYAQLEQPQNGIKCGQQYFGVDSTNVEVNRALADAYFMDRQFGKSSLMYERLLAQGDSTFNTLYSAGMSCSCIDSLEQAYKYLQMAFLLSGMKHAGCAYRLGVVCVDTQRYPEGLNYLSLAKELMLPDTTIMKAITLSEGEGYYLTHKYEEAIAAWKEHLLYNPSSVATYYNIANAYAYLLKDEEQGKAYYQQFVEKAAEVDKPTEKLSEMIEKAKEMLRVYDLREKFKARKK; this is encoded by the coding sequence ATGAAAATAGTTTTGTCTATTGTAACCCTCGTCCTCTTGGCGGTTTCTCCCGCCAAGGGCGAGGTTATCGACTCGCTTACCATCTGCCTACAGGTTGGCGACAGCTGTATGCAGCAGTATAACACCTTCGAAGCTCTGAAACACTATCAGAAAGCTTATGACTTGGCCAAGAAAAAAAGCCGGGAGAAGGCAGTAGAAAACCTAGCCCTTCCCCTTAAGCAACTGAATAAGTTGCCAAAGGAGAAGCAAAATGAAATCATCGAGCGTCTCAAGCATTCTGCCGAACAGAGTGCGATAGTTGACTGTGCTGTCCAGATGAAACTGGCAGACTGCTACTACAAGCGTGCTAACTATCGCCAGGTAATAGAATTGCTTAAGACGATTCCAGAGGATAGTCTCTCGCACGAGTCTTTCCGCCAGTTGGCTCAGAGCTATAAGAAACAGAGTGATCTGGACTCTTATGTGTTTTGGACAAGTCAGTTGTTGGCGCGTTTCCCTATGGATGGGGAGATGGTGGCAGGACTCACCTTGGCATATGCGCAGTTGGAACAACCACAAAACGGCATCAAGTGCGGACAGCAGTACTTTGGTGTTGACTCTACTAACGTTGAGGTGAATCGTGCCTTGGCCGATGCCTACTTTATGGATCGCCAGTTCGGCAAGTCGTCGCTGATGTATGAACGCCTGTTAGCTCAGGGCGACTCTACCTTCAATACCCTCTATTCGGCCGGCATGAGTTGTTCGTGTATCGACAGTCTGGAACAGGCTTATAAGTACCTGCAGATGGCTTTTCTCCTGAGCGGCATGAAGCACGCCGGCTGTGCCTATCGCTTGGGCGTGGTGTGTGTTGATACCCAGCGCTATCCCGAAGGACTGAACTATCTGTCTTTAGCTAAGGAACTGATGCTTCCTGATACTACCATCATGAAAGCAATCACCTTGTCGGAGGGTGAGGGCTATTACCTCACTCATAAATACGAAGAGGCCATAGCCGCTTGGAAGGAGCACCTGTTGTATAATCCCTCATCGGTAGCCACTTACTATAACATCGCTAATGCCTATGCCTATCTGTTAAAGGATGAGGAGCAGGGCAAAGCCTATTATCAGCAGTTTGTTGAGAAGGCCGCCGAAGTTGACAAACCAACCGAAAAGCTATCTGAGATGATAGAGAAAGCCAAGGAGATGCTGCGTGTCTATGACCTACGCGAGAAATTCAAAGCAAGAAAAAAATAA
- the rpsL gene encoding 30S ribosomal protein S12 yields MPTISQLVRKGRKVIVDKSKSPALDNCPQRRGVCVRVYTTTPKKPNSAMRKVARVRLTNQKEVNSYIPGEGHNLQEHSIVLVRGGRVKDLPGVRYHIVRGTLDTAGVANRTQRRSKYGAKRPKAKK; encoded by the coding sequence ATGCCTACAATTTCACAATTGGTAAGAAAAGGCAGAAAGGTAATTGTTGACAAGTCAAAGTCACCTGCTTTGGACAACTGTCCTCAGCGTCGTGGTGTCTGCGTACGTGTTTACACAACAACACCTAAGAAGCCTAATTCGGCTATGCGTAAGGTAGCCCGTGTTCGTCTGACAAATCAGAAGGAAGTTAACTCTTACATCCCTGGAGAGGGACACAACCTGCAGGAGCACTCAATCGTGCTTGTTCGCGGTGGTCGTGTAAAGGACCTGCCAGGTGTACGTTACCACATCGTTCGCGGTACTCTTGATACTGCTGGTGTAGCTAACCGTACACAGCGCCGTTCTAAGTATGGTGCTAAGCGTCCAAAGGCTAAGAAGTAA
- the fusA gene encoding elongation factor G, with translation MANRDLHLTRNIGIMAHIDAGKTTTSERILFYTGKTHKIGEVHDGAATMDWMAQEQERGITITSAATTCNWTWNGKNFKINLIDTPGHVDFTAEVERSLRVLDGAVATYSAADGVQPQSETVWRQADKYNVPRIGYVNKMDRSGADFFETVQQMKDILGANPVVIQVPIGAEENFKGLVDLIKMKAILWHDETMGAEYDVEDIPADLEAECDEWRNKLLEAAAEYDEALMEKYFDDPNSITEDEIIAAIRKGTISMQCTPMLLGSSYKNKGVQPLLDYVCAFLPAPVDVEVIKGTNPDTDEEEDRKPSEDEPTSALAFKIATDPYMGRLVFFRVYSGKITAGSYVYNPRSGKKERISRLFQMNSNKEIPMESIDAGDIGAGVGFKDIRTGDTLCSEDAPIVLESMSFPDTVISIAVEPKSQADVAKLDNGLAKLAEEDPTFTVRTDEQSGQTIISGMGELHLDIIIDRLKREFKVECNQGKPQVNYKEAITKTVNLREVYKKQSGGRGKFADIIVNVGPVDDDWDIAKDGGLQFVNEVKGGNIPKEFIPSIQKGFENAMKNGILGGYPMDSLKVTVLDGSFHPVDSDQLSFEIAALQAYKNACAQAKPVLMEPIMKLEVVTPEENMGDVIGDLNKRRGQVEGMEEARSGARVVKAQVPLSEMFGYVTALRTITSGRATSSMEYDHHAPLSSSIAKAVLEEVKGRADLV, from the coding sequence ATGGCAAACCGCGATTTACATTTAACAAGAAATATCGGTATTATGGCTCACATCGATGCCGGTAAGACAACCACTTCTGAGCGTATCCTGTTCTATACAGGTAAGACTCATAAGATTGGTGAGGTACACGATGGAGCTGCTACCATGGACTGGATGGCTCAGGAGCAGGAGCGTGGTATTACTATCACATCTGCTGCTACCACCTGTAACTGGACATGGAATGGTAAGAACTTCAAGATCAACTTGATCGATACTCCGGGACACGTTGACTTTACCGCTGAGGTAGAGCGTTCACTCCGTGTACTGGATGGTGCTGTTGCTACTTACTCAGCTGCCGACGGTGTTCAGCCTCAGTCAGAGACTGTATGGCGCCAGGCCGACAAGTACAACGTACCTCGTATCGGTTACGTTAATAAGATGGACCGTTCAGGTGCTGACTTCTTCGAGACTGTTCAGCAGATGAAGGACATCCTGGGTGCTAACCCTGTTGTTATCCAGGTGCCCATCGGTGCTGAGGAGAACTTCAAGGGTCTGGTTGACCTGATCAAGATGAAGGCTATCCTGTGGCACGATGAGACCATGGGTGCTGAGTACGATGTTGAGGATATCCCCGCCGACCTGGAGGCTGAGTGCGACGAGTGGCGTAACAAGCTGCTTGAGGCTGCTGCTGAGTACGACGAGGCTCTGATGGAGAAGTACTTCGACGATCCTAACTCAATCACTGAGGACGAGATCATCGCTGCTATCCGTAAGGGTACTATCTCAATGCAGTGTACTCCTATGCTGCTCGGTTCTTCTTATAAGAACAAGGGTGTGCAGCCTCTGCTCGACTACGTATGTGCATTCCTGCCCGCACCTGTTGACGTAGAGGTTATTAAGGGTACCAACCCTGATACCGATGAGGAAGAGGATCGTAAGCCTTCTGAGGACGAGCCTACATCGGCTCTGGCCTTTAAGATTGCTACCGACCCATACATGGGCCGTCTGGTATTCTTCCGCGTTTACTCTGGTAAGATCACTGCCGGATCATACGTTTACAACCCACGTTCGGGTAAGAAGGAGCGTATCAGCCGTCTGTTCCAGATGAACTCAAACAAGGAAATTCCTATGGAGAGCATCGACGCTGGTGATATCGGCGCAGGTGTAGGTTTCAAGGATATCCGTACTGGTGATACCCTCTGCTCTGAGGATGCACCTATCGTACTGGAGTCAATGAGCTTCCCCGACACTGTAATCTCTATCGCAGTTGAGCCTAAGTCTCAGGCCGACGTTGCTAAGCTCGACAACGGTCTTGCTAAGCTCGCTGAGGAGGACCCAACATTCACCGTTCGTACCGACGAGCAGAGTGGTCAGACCATTATCTCAGGTATGGGTGAGCTTCACCTCGATATCATTATCGACCGTCTGAAGCGTGAGTTCAAGGTTGAGTGTAACCAGGGTAAGCCTCAGGTTAACTACAAGGAGGCCATCACCAAGACTGTTAACCTCCGTGAGGTTTACAAGAAGCAGTCGGGTGGTCGCGGTAAGTTCGCTGATATCATCGTAAACGTTGGTCCTGTTGACGACGATTGGGATATCGCTAAGGACGGCGGTCTGCAGTTCGTTAACGAGGTTAAGGGTGGTAACATTCCTAAGGAGTTCATCCCATCTATCCAGAAGGGATTCGAGAACGCTATGAAGAATGGTATCCTCGGTGGTTACCCAATGGATTCACTGAAGGTAACTGTACTCGACGGTTCGTTCCACCCCGTTGACTCTGACCAGCTCTCATTCGAGATCGCTGCTCTGCAGGCATACAAGAACGCATGCGCTCAGGCTAAGCCCGTACTGATGGAGCCTATCATGAAGCTCGAGGTTGTAACACCTGAGGAGAACATGGGTGACGTTATCGGTGACCTGAACAAGCGTCGTGGCCAGGTAGAGGGTATGGAAGAGGCTCGCAGCGGTGCCCGTGTTGTTAAGGCTCAGGTGCCCCTGTCAGAGATGTTCGGTTATGTAACCGCTCTGCGTACCATCACTTCAGGTCGTGCTACCAGCTCAATGGAGTACGATCACCACGCTCCTCTGTCAAGCTCTATCGCTAAGGCAGTTCTGGAGGAGGTTAAGGGCCGTGCCGACCTCGTATAA
- a CDS encoding TonB-dependent receptor encodes MKNGVILLMLLLMQALGASAQVTVHGVVEDSATHERLVSASVMYLRKGKTVKFARTNADGEFAITVDQVAMGDQVQATMLGFGKRRRGVPMKNANKPVVLSLPSEAFALKEVKVQGSRITGRDTITFDLTRFTSDRDNSLKDVLKKLPGVDVASNGKIYYNNQQVKRFTVEGLDLTGGRYNQLTENIRAKDVEKAEIVEHDQPIKALRDKVYTEDVGMNVTLKDEARDRLMATLIPYLLVGDPTHVGGTANIRQIGKKKQLMYDVAYDRKGIDLSESYQILGGNYNRLDGGHIPSWYSVPSLSAPLDEERLRFNTSQRYGINSVRKTKNDGELRVAAQYDRSVVRQSTENRTAYYLDGEAPTITTEQQQKTIITDNFSAEVERKVNTEKAYGNEMLSIGATQGDGLSLFGTNEPLQRIRVPQLALEGSLYRMYSLKSGAQLTWKSVLDYHHSVGDLYLDADRNRLRTNLWHTAHLLGWQRKAGKITHTYNLFVEGEDVYVNHTDNLHLIIEARPRWQYRTDKFTLSLSPTLTFQRYVRQQQSMFYLHPVLSAYWNPDTRSEIHLGSAYVQTMGGMQNYALDSYRRDYRTWYKAADLIPVNRQVYATLGYRYKRPIRELFATVNLTVQRSWNNTTNDMQIIDGCYYYTLKELHSQNDFLSGGASIQKGFYAIKTKLSLGVNGSLSKGRQLSAGEWYSYTTQSLTLTPGIIVSPDWCEFDYSASFSLNGNKTAGSSHTTLFNWRQQLVLTSTIGKVDLSWKFVHHRNELQAGNTLNTLLSDASVTWRLKTVRLKAALNNLFNKQAYEETIYTGIATSTTSYLLRPRELILSAEFSL; translated from the coding sequence GTGAAAAACGGTGTCATTCTGTTGATGCTGTTGCTGATGCAGGCGCTTGGCGCCTCTGCACAGGTAACGGTGCATGGCGTAGTCGAGGATTCTGCCACCCACGAGCGGTTGGTCAGTGCCAGTGTGATGTACCTGCGTAAGGGTAAGACCGTTAAGTTTGCCCGGACCAATGCTGATGGCGAGTTTGCCATCACGGTCGATCAGGTTGCCATGGGCGACCAGGTGCAGGCCACCATGCTCGGCTTTGGCAAACGCAGGCGTGGCGTGCCCATGAAAAACGCCAACAAGCCTGTTGTACTCTCATTGCCATCCGAGGCCTTCGCCTTGAAAGAGGTAAAGGTACAGGGCAGTCGTATCACGGGCCGCGACACTATCACCTTCGACCTGACGCGTTTTACCAGCGACCGCGACAACTCTCTGAAGGATGTGCTGAAAAAACTGCCAGGCGTGGATGTGGCATCGAACGGCAAGATATACTATAATAACCAACAGGTAAAGCGCTTCACCGTCGAAGGACTCGATCTCACGGGTGGCCGTTATAACCAGCTCACAGAGAATATCCGTGCCAAGGATGTGGAGAAAGCTGAGATTGTAGAGCACGACCAGCCTATCAAGGCCTTGCGTGATAAGGTTTATACCGAAGATGTGGGTATGAACGTTACCCTGAAGGACGAGGCTCGCGATCGGTTGATGGCCACGCTGATACCCTACTTGTTGGTAGGCGATCCCACGCATGTGGGCGGTACGGCCAATATCCGACAGATAGGTAAGAAGAAACAGCTGATGTACGATGTGGCCTACGACCGCAAGGGCATCGACCTCAGTGAGTCGTATCAGATTCTGGGTGGTAATTACAATCGTCTCGATGGTGGTCACATCCCCTCGTGGTACAGTGTGCCATCGCTCTCGGCACCACTCGACGAGGAGCGCCTGCGTTTCAATACCTCGCAGCGCTATGGCATCAACAGCGTCAGGAAAACAAAGAATGATGGCGAACTGCGCGTGGCTGCCCAGTACGACCGTAGTGTGGTACGACAATCCACCGAGAACCGTACGGCCTACTATCTTGATGGCGAGGCACCCACCATTACCACCGAACAGCAGCAGAAGACCATTATCACCGATAACTTCTCGGCTGAGGTAGAGCGTAAGGTGAATACCGAAAAAGCCTATGGCAACGAGATGCTCAGCATCGGTGCTACGCAGGGCGACGGTCTGTCTCTATTCGGCACTAATGAACCTTTGCAGCGCATCCGTGTGCCGCAGCTCGCTCTCGAGGGCTCGCTGTATCGTATGTATTCGTTAAAGAGTGGGGCACAGCTCACCTGGAAATCTGTCCTCGACTACCATCATAGTGTGGGCGACCTCTATCTCGATGCCGATCGAAATCGCCTGCGCACCAACCTCTGGCATACCGCCCACCTGCTGGGCTGGCAGCGTAAGGCTGGTAAGATAACACATACCTACAACCTGTTTGTCGAGGGCGAGGATGTGTATGTAAACCACACCGATAACCTGCACCTCATCATCGAGGCGCGTCCCCGCTGGCAGTATCGCACCGATAAATTCACGCTCTCGCTATCGCCCACGCTTACTTTCCAGCGTTACGTGCGTCAGCAGCAGTCTATGTTCTATCTGCATCCCGTGCTCTCTGCTTATTGGAATCCTGATACCCGTTCCGAAATTCATCTCGGTAGTGCCTACGTACAAACAATGGGTGGTATGCAGAACTATGCTCTCGACAGTTATCGCCGTGATTATCGCACGTGGTACAAAGCAGCCGACTTGATACCTGTCAACCGTCAGGTTTATGCCACGTTGGGCTATCGGTACAAACGTCCTATCCGTGAGCTTTTTGCCACTGTCAACCTCACGGTGCAGCGCAGTTGGAACAACACCACCAACGATATGCAGATTATCGATGGCTGCTATTACTACACCCTGAAGGAACTCCACAGTCAGAACGACTTTCTGAGTGGCGGTGCCAGCATACAGAAAGGCTTCTATGCCATCAAGACCAAGTTGAGCCTGGGTGTGAATGGCTCGTTAAGCAAAGGTCGCCAGCTGTCGGCAGGTGAGTGGTACAGTTATACCACCCAGTCGCTTACGCTTACGCCGGGTATCATCGTGTCGCCCGATTGGTGCGAGTTCGACTACAGTGCCAGTTTCTCGCTCAATGGCAACAAAACGGCTGGCAGTTCGCATACCACGCTGTTCAATTGGCGCCAGCAGCTGGTGCTCACTTCCACTATCGGCAAGGTTGATCTCTCTTGGAAGTTTGTGCATCACCGCAACGAGCTGCAAGCCGGCAACACCCTGAACACCCTGCTCAGCGATGCCTCGGTAACCTGGCGATTGAAGACTGTCCGCCTGAAGGCCGCTCTCAACAACCTGTTCAACAAGCAAGCCTACGAGGAGACCATCTACACTGGTATCGCCACCTCAACCACCAGCTACCTCCTCCGTCCCCGCGAACTCATCCTCTCCGCCGAGTTCTCATTGTAA